One Osmerus eperlanus chromosome 23, fOsmEpe2.1, whole genome shotgun sequence DNA segment encodes these proteins:
- the mta2 gene encoding metastasis-associated protein MTA2 isoform X2: MAANMYRVGDYVYFENSSSNPYLIRRIEELNKTANGNVEAKVVCLFRRRDISGNLNTLADSNARDFEEESKQPAVSEQQKHQLKHRELFLSRQFESLPATHIRGKCNVTLLNETDVLAGYLEKEDCFFYSLVFDPVQKTLLADQGEIRVGSKYQAEIPDKLAEGEADSRVQEKLETKVWDPDNQLKDPQIDQFLVVARAVGTFARALDCSSSIRQPSLHMSAAAASRDITLFHAMDTLQKNGYDLAKAMSTLVPQGGPVLCRDEMEEWSASEAMLFEEALEKYGKDFNDIRQDFLPWKSLASVVQFYYMWKTTDRYIQQKRLKAAEADSKLKQVYIPTYTKPNPNQIMAPGSKPGMNGAAGFQKGLSCESCHTAQSAQWYAWGPPNMQCRLCASCWIYWKKYGGLKTPTQLEGAARSGSESTPRGHMTRQEVQGLSPFTRSEGRAKLLAKNRQTFILQTTKLTRIARRVCTDILQPRRAARRPYASINANAVKAECMIRLPKATKAPIKNRSIPRPSLATIVKDLAVQAPLKLKAPRGAPTPINRNQANQPRGGSGLLGKRPFDSAAGLPFSTNGRPFTSGMRTTSQSVIKRQKVNQGDAPNPVVFVATKDTRALRKHLTQSEMRRAARKPHLPVRIKLPPRPLATPILPSSTSEPIVLED, from the exons gagacTTTGAGGAGGAGTCCAAGCAGCCTGCCGTGTCTGAACAACAGAAACACCAGCTGAAGCACAGAGAGCTCTTCCTCTCTCGGCAGTTTGAGTCCCTCCCCGCGACACACATAcg AGGAAAATGCAACGTCACACTCCTGAACGAAACAGATGTCCTGGCTGGGTACCTGGAGAAGGAG gactGTTTCTTCTACTCGCTGGTGTTCGACCCCGTCCAGAAGACCCTGCTGGCTGACCAGGGGGAGATCCGGGTGGGATCCAAGTACCAGGCTGAGATCCCAGACAAGCTGGCTGAAG GTGAAGCAGACAGCCGCGTGCAGGAGAAGCTGGAGACCAAAGTGTGGGACCCCGACAACCAGCTCAAAGACCCCCAGATCGACCAGTTCCTGGTGGTGGCACG GGCCGTAGGGACGTTTGCCCGAGCCCTAGACTGCAGCAGCTCCATCCGCCAGCCCAGCCTGCATATGAGCGCTGCAGCCGCCTCCAGAGACATcacactg TTCCATGCCATGGACACTCTGCAGAAGAACGGCTACGACCTGGCCAAGGCCATGTCCACGCTGGTGCCCCAGGGGGGGCCGGTGCTCTGCCGGGAcgagatggaggagtggagcgCCTCCGAGGCCATGCTGTTCGAAGAGGCGCTGGAGAAGTACGGCAAGGACTTCAACGACATCCGCCAGGACTTT TTGCCCTGGAAGTCTCTAGCCAGCGTGGTTCAGTTTTACTACATGTGGAAGACCACTGACCGCTACATCcagcag AAACGTCTGAAGGCGGCGGAAGCGGACAGCAAGCTCAAGCAGGTCTACATCCCAACATA caccaagCCCAACCCCAACCAGATCATGGCCCCAGGCAGCAAGCCTGGCATGAACGGGGCGGCAGGCTTCCAGAAAGGACTCAGCTGCGAGAGCTGCCATA CCGCCCAGTCTGCCCAGTGGTACGCCTGGGGCCCTCCCAACATGCAGTGCAGGCTGTGCGCCTCCTGCTGGATCTACTGGAAGAAGTACGGGGGCCTGAAGACCCCCACACAGCTAGAGGGAGCCGCCAGATCTGGCTCC gaGTCCACCCCCCGCGGTCACATGACCCGCCAGGAAGTGCAGGGGCTGTCCCCGTTCACCCGGAGCGAGGGGCGCGCCAAGCTCCTGGCCAAGAACCGGCAGACCTTCATCCTGCAGACCACCAAGCTGACGCGCATCGCCCGCCGCGTCTGCACGGACATCCTGCAGCCGCGCCGGGCCGCACGGCGCCCCTACGCCTCCATCAACGCCAACGCCGTCAAGGCCGAGT GTATGATCAGGCTTCCTAAAGCCACCAAGGCCCCTATAAAGAACAGGTCCATCCCTCGACCGTCCCTGGCCACCATAGTGAAGGATCTGG CCGTGCAGGCCCCCCTGAAGCTGAAGGCTCCCAGAGGGGCCCCGACACCTATCAACCGTAACCAGGCCAATCAGCCTCGCGGGGGCTCTGGGCTGCTGGGAAAGAGGCCCTTTGATAGC GCAGCGGGgctgcccttctccaccaatggGAGGCCGTTCACGTCGGGAATGCGGACCACCTCTCAGTCTGTGATCAAGCGTCAGAAGGTGAACCAGGGAGACGCCCCCAACCCTGTGGTGTTTGTGGCCACCAAAGACACCAG AGCTCTGAGGAAACACCTGACCCAGTCTGAGATGCGCCGGGCTGCCAGGAAGCCCCACCTGCCTGTCCGGATCAAGCTGCCTCCCCGGCCCCTGGCCACACCCATCCTGCCCTCCAGCACCAGCGAGCCAATCGTCCTGGAGGACTGA
- the cth1 gene encoding cysteine three histidine 1, whose protein sequence is MFETSDDMLMFPFEEEMVNSLFSEETMDGKVLSLAESLLPLVESPSSPLIPWMCSTRYKTELCSRYAETGACKYAQRCQFAHGLQDLHMPSRHPKYKTELCRTYHTAGYCIYGTRCLFVHSPKEQRPACRRRRNVACRTFVSFGVCPFGTRCNFIHVEGPGTATPDSDSAEEERSPLPVPSKPLAHPQSQEWKPRGALCRTFNSFGFCLYGTRCRFQHGLPSAVKGSHHSQTSSSQLAGGAMSPGSLFSSSCSSPTSTLVSPLDPEDSSPLTTPAEQPMAHNAFTFSCQHLNDLLLPLALRLQQLEQSDHIYKGADAL, encoded by the exons ATGTTTGAG ACCAGTGATGACATGCTCATGTTTCCCTTTGAGGAGGAGATGGTAAACAGCCTTTTCTCTGAGGAGACCATGGATGGTAAAGTCTTGTCGTTGGCAGAGTCTCTCCTGCCCCTGGTCGAGTCTCCCTCCTCGCCACTGATCCCCTGGATGTGCTCCACGCGCTACAAGACGGAGCTGTGCAGCCGCTACGCTGAGACTGGCGCCTGCAAGTATGCCCAACGCTGCCAGTTCGCCCATGGTCTCCAAGACCTCCACATGCCCTCTCGCCACCCCAAGTACAAGACTGAGCTGTGCCGTACGTACCACACAGCGGGCTACTGCATCTACGGCACCCGCTGCCTGTTTGTCCACAGCCCGAAGGAGCAACGCCCGGCCTGCCGCAGGCGCAGAAACGTCGCCTGCCGCACCTTTGTCTCTTTTGGGGTGTGTCCCTTTGGCACGAGGTGCAACTTCATCCACGTCGAAGGCCCTGGAACTGCCACCCCAGATTCTGAcagtgcagaggaggagagaagccccCTGCCTGTCCCCTCCAAGCCCCTGGCACATCCCCAGTCCCAGGAGTGGAAGCCCCGAGGGGCCCTGTGTCGCACCTTCAACAGCTTTGGCTTTTGCCTCTACGGCACTCGCTGTCGCTTCCAGCACGGCCTTCCCAGCGCCGTCAAAGGCTCTCACCACAGCCAGACTAGCTCCTCTCAGCTGGCTGGGGGAGCCATGTCTCCAGgctccctgttctcctcctcctgctcctcgccCACCTCGACCCTGGTATCCCCCCTGGACCCAGAAGACTCCTCACCTCTGACCACCCCAGCAGAGCAGCCCATGGCCCACAACGCCTTCACCTTCTCCTGCCAACACCTCAACGACCTGCTGCTCCCTCTGGCGCTCCGCCTGCAACAGCTGGAACAGTCAGACCACATCTATAAGGGGGCTGATGCCCTGTAG
- the taf6l gene encoding TAF6-like RNA polymerase II p300/CBP-associated factor-associated factor 65 kDa subunit 6L: protein MADREERRFAEVPRESVKLMAESAGVELTDDVAALLAEDVCYRLREATQSSSQFMRHAKRRKLTVEDFNRALRWSNVEAICGYGAQDSLPFRPIKEGELFFVEDRDINLVELALATNIPKGCAETMVRVNVSYLDGKGNLEPQGTVPSAVQTLSDDLLKYYQQITRAILGEDPHLMKVALLDLQSNSKIAALLPYFVYVISGVKSVSHDLEQLNRLLHMVKSLVQNPYLYLGSYVRSLVSSVMYCILEPLAASINPLNDHWTLRDYAAMLLSHIFWTHGDLVSGLYHQILLSLQKVLSDPVRPLCSHYGAVVGLHGLGWKAVERVLYPHLPAYWANLQAVLDDYSVSNAQVKADGHKVYGAILVAVERLLKMKALSLSQPADTAQPGSGGGMGFRVSSPGLSPPPEPLSEPALGIASHLQAGGAGCPWEDWTAVPLPAMYGELYSFFGDSLAVRFSTGPGLGGCPPLPPALSADTRKEPSGSAANPDTARKMPQLTANLNISPRQDGSPRAEPAPPSLAAPGRSLARSSSSSSVQRSRSSSSRPGQRSAGLSRDVFPKARFPPPQAGPPAFSFLIGGRQMGRRCQGRRFQTSFSPQPQSTVPPRAYAHKLPVIGRVGKPVRRWACSHYSLHLPL, encoded by the exons ATGGCGGACCGGGAGGAGAGGCGCTTCGCCGAGGTGCCCAGGGAGTCTGTCAAACTCATGGCGGAGAGCGCTGGAGTGGAGCTCACCGACGACGTGGCTGCCCTTCTGGCTGAGGATGTGTGCTATCGGCTCAGGGAAGCCACACAA AGTAGCTCGCAGTTCATGAGGCATGCAAAGAGGAGAAAACTGACCGTTGAAGACTTCAACAGAGCACTGCGCTGGAGCAATGTGGAG GCTATTTGTGGCTATGGTGCCCAAGACTCCTTACCATTTCGGCCCATCAAGGAAGGGGAACTGTTCTTTGTGGAAGACCGTGATATCAATCTGGTGGAACTGGCTCTGGCCACCAACATACCTAAGGGTTGTGCAGAGACCATGGTTAGAG TGAATGTGTCTTACCTGGATGGGAAAGGCAACCTGGAGCCACAAGGAACTG TCCCCAGTGCAGTGCAGACTCTCTCGGACGACTTGCTGAAGTATTACCAACAGATCACTCGTGCTATCCTCGGAGAGGACCCTCACCTCATGAag GTGGCTCTGTTGGATCTCCAGTCCAACTCCAAAATCGCCGCCCTTCTCCCGTATTTTGTTTATGTCATTAGCGGG gTGAAGTCGGTGAGCCATGACCTGGAGCAGCTGAACAGGCTGCTCCACATGGTGAAGAGCCTGGTCCAGAACCCCTACCTGTACCTGGGCTCCTACGTGCGCAGCCTGGTGTCCAGCGTCATGTACTGCATCTTGGAGCCCCTGGCTGCCTCCATCAACCCCCTGAACGACCACTGGACCCTACGCGACTACGCCGCCATGCTCCTCAGCCACATCTTCTG GACCCATGGAGACCTGGTGAGCGGTCTgtaccaccagatcctgctgtcCCTCCAGAAGGTTCTGTCCGACCCGGTCCGCCCCCTGTGCTCCCACTACGGGGCGGTGGTGGGGCTCCATGGCCTTGGCTGGAAG gctgttgAGCGGGTGCTCTATCCCCACCTACCTGCGTACTGGGCAAACCTGCAGGCTGTACTAGATGATTACTCTGTGTCCAATGCCCAGGTCAAAGCAGACGGACACAAGGTCTATGGAGCCATCCTG gTGGCAGTGGAGCGTCTTCTGAAGATGAAGGCCTTGTCCCTGTCGCAGCCTGCAGACACGGCACAGCCAGGCTCCGGTGGTGGAATGGGCTTCAGGGTGAGCTCCCCTGGGCTCAGCCCCCCTCCCGAGCCCCTCTCAGAGCCCGCACTGGGCATCGCCAGCCACCTCCAGGCCGGCGGGGCGGGCTGCCCCTGGGAGGACTGGACGGCCGTGCCCCTGCCCGCCATGTACGGAGAGCTGTACTCCTTCTTCGGGGACAGTCTGGCGGTCCGGTTCAgcacaggaccagggttgggaggGTGCCCCCCTTTGCCCCCGGCCCTGTCTGCCGACACGAGGAAAGAGCCGTCCGGCTCAGCGGCCAACCCGGACACCGCCCGCAAGATGCCGCAGCTGACGGCCAACCTGAACATCAGCCCGCGCCAGGATggcagtcctcgggcggagccGGCTCCACCCAGCCTGGCTGCCCCTGGGAG GTCCCTggctcgctcctcctcctcctcttcggtCCAGCGTTCCcgctcctcgtcctccaggcCAGGCCAGCGCTCTGCGGGGCTGTCCCGCGACGTCTTCCCCAAAGCCCGCTTCCCCCCGCCCCAGGCCGGGCCCCctgccttctccttcctcattgGTGGACGGCAGATGGGCCGCCGTTGCCAGGGCCGCCGTTTCCAGACCAGcttcagcccccagccccagtccacCGTGCCGCCTCGCGCCTACGCCCACAAACTTCCTGTCATCGGCAGGGTGGGCAAGCCCGTCCGCCGCTGGGCCTGTTCTCATTactccctccacctgcccctctga
- the kcnk7 gene encoding potassium channel, subfamily K, member 7 produces MAIWFQWAPGCSQMASQATMVRWLEACRHFCRVRSFWFLVLGYVLFTLFGGLVFMAIEMPVEKTLRADVQELKERFLEGHRCVKESQLDDLLKKALSTDQRGVSLLEASSEELHYDFTSSLFFVIVTLSTTGYDFFTPISEEAKLFCIFYCTLGIPLTLFLLSCLSDFLLPLLTHGPVRHLQTHWGMPHSRAALLHTCLLALVIATVLFLLPAMVFYFLETEWRFLDALFFCFLTLSTIGQGGYAPGASWERSSRETLKLLTTCYLMFGLIVLLAFRDTALEVPLVQALFRMFSGPREGELRGMDLDEMVLGGDCGPSRRCYEEPQYSLPISTISFCPLEQQGIPSPDQPNPPPLEYPTSTSEPGSTSSPDPDT; encoded by the exons ATGGCTATTTGGTTTCAGTGGGCTCCAGGCTGCTCCCAGATGGCCAGTCAAGCGACGATGGTCCGCTGGCTGGAAGCTTGTCGGCATTTTTGCCGTGTCAGGTCTTTCTGGTTTCTCGTTCTCGGCTATGTTCTCTTCACCCTCTTTGGTGGGCTGGTGTTCATGGCCATAGAGATGCCCGTGGAGAAGACCCTGAGAGCCGACGTCCAGGAACTGAAAGAGAGGTTTCTAGAAGGGCACAGGTGCGTTAAAGAGAGTCAGTTGGACGACCTGCTCAAAAAGGCGCTGTCGACTGACCAGCGGGGGGTTTCTCTCCTGGAGGCGAGCAGTGAGGAGCTTCACTATGatttcacctcctctctgttcttcgTCATTGTCACTCTGTCTACTACAG ggTACGACTTCTTCACCCCTATCTCAGAGGAGGCCAAGCTCTTCTGCATATTCTACTGCACCCTGGGCATCCCCCtgaccctcttcctcctctcctgcctctccgacttcctgctgcccctcctcacccacgGCCCTGTCCGCCACCTCCAGACCCACTGGGGGATGCCCCACTCTCGGGCGGCGCTGCTCCACACCTGCCTGCTGGCCCTCGTCATAGCGACGGTgctcttcctgcttcctgccatGGTCTTCTACTTCCTGGAAACGGAGTGGAGGTTCCTGGACGCGCTGTTCTTCTGTTTCCTGACTCTGAGCACCATCGGCCAGGGCGGCTACGCGCCGGGAGCCAGCTGGGAGCGGAGCTCCAGGGAGACCCTCAAGCTGCTCACGACCT GTTATTTGATGTTTGGCCTCATTGTGCTTCTGGCGTTCCGGGACACGGCCCTGGAGGTGCCTCTGGTCCAGGCGCTTTTCCGGATGTTCTCCGgcccgagggagggagagctcaGGGGGATGGACCTGGACGAGATGGTGCTCGGTGGTGACTGTGGACCCTCACGACGCTGCTACGAGGAGCCCCAgtactctctccccatctcgaCCATCTCCTTCTGCCCCCTGGAGCAGCAAGGAATCCCCTCACCTGACCAgcccaaccctccccctctgGAGTACCCTACCTCCACCTCTGAGCCTGGGtctacctcctctccagacCCAGATACATAG